CGCTGCGGAGGTGCCCCAGGAGCTCATCCCCATCCACCGCGGTTACATCAAGCGCCAGCTGCACCCCATCGTCCTCTGCTCCCCCTTCACCTACCGCACCTATCAAAAGCCGCTTGGCTACGCGGGGGATTATGAAATGGTCAGCATGATGTTGCGCTCCCCGTATGAAGGCAGCACCGTCTTTGCCAAGCTCATCAACCGCGTCTTCCTGGAGTCTCCCACGGTCATCGCCCACCGCAACCGCATCACCTATCTGAACCAGATGCTTCACGATGAAACCGCGCGTGTCCAGGCCCTGGGCCGCCGCATCCGCCTGTTCAATCTGGGCTGCGGCCCGGCGCAGGAAGTGCAGCGTTTCATGACCGGGGATGAGCTCAGCAACGAGGCGGACTTCACCCTGGTGGACTTCAATGATGAAACCCTGGAGCACACCCAGCAGACCCTCACCGGCCTGAGCCTGGCCCACAACCGCCGCACGGGGCTGGAGTTTGTAAAAAAATCCGTCCATCAAATCCTGAAGGAAGGCGTCCGCCCCGGAACCGGCACCTATGACGTCGTTTACTGCGCCGGGCTTTTTGACTATCTCTCAGACCGCGTGTGCCGCCGCCTGCTGGAGATTTTTCATGAAATGGTCGCCCCGGGCGGACTCCTCATCGCCACCAACGTCCATTCCCGGAACCCCTCCCGCCACTGGATGGAGTGCGTCATGGACTGGCATCTGGTTTATCGCACCGACGAAAACTTTCTCGCTCTCACCCCGTCCCGCGCAGCCCCTGGCAGCACCCTCATCAAGGCTGAGGAAACCGGGGTCAACATCTTCATGGAAATTCGCAAGCCCATGCATGTCTGACCTCCTCTCCAAACAGAACAAGCACCTCTGGCAGGCCTTCGAGATAGACGAGGCACCCATCCGCCGGCGGAGCTTCCGCATCTGCTGCCTGTTCTCCATTCTGGCCATCCTCGCCGGAGCCAGCCTGGACCTCATCGCCTACGACACGGAAAAGATGTTCCTCTTTCTACCCGCACGCCTCGTCAGCAGCCTCTGCCTCTGCCTCATCTGGCTTGGCCTCGGCTGGGCTCGCTCCGTCACCTCCGTCCGTCTCCTTGGCCTGACCGTCGGCCTCCCCCCCATCTTCGCCATCGCCTGGATGGTCCACCGCAACGGCGGCGCGGAATCCCCCTACTACGCCGGCATGAATCTCATCATGGTCGGTGCCGCCCTCGTCATGCGCTGGTCCACCCTGGACTGCGTCATCGTCGTCTGCCTCACCCTGCTTTCCTATGGCATCGCCTGCCTGGGGCATGACTTCACCTCTCACCACAGCATCCTTTATAACAACCTCTACTTCCTCACCGTCACCGGCGGTCTGGCCATCGTCGGCACCTGGCTGTACACTCGCATCCGTTTTAACGAATTCCTCCTCCGGCTCACCCTCAATGAAAAGAGCCAGCAACTGGAGCTTTCCAACACCGCCCTGGCCGACTCCTACGGCCAGCTTGAGCAGTCCAAATCCCAGCTTGAAGAAACCAACACCAAGCTCGCCGAAAACAACCAGAAGCTCCGCGAACTGGACGAGGCCAAAAGCCGCTTCTTCGCCAACGTCAGCCACGAGCTCCGCACGCCGCTCACCCTCCTCCTTGCCCCCATCGAATCCCTTCGCACCAAAGGCGACCGCATTGATTCCGCGCAGCGCGATGACTTGCTGACCACCATGCACAGCAACGCCATGCGCCTGCTGAAGCTCATCAATGACCTCCTGGATCTCGTCCGCCTCGAGTCCGGCACCATCCAGATCCGCCGTGCGCCCGTCTCCCTCAGCGAGTTTGTCCGCGGCCTCGGCAATGCCGCCGGTGGCGTCGCCAAAGACAAGCGCATCCACCTCACCATTGACTGCCAGGAGGACCTCGGCCGCGTCCAGGCCGATGCGGAAAAGCTCGAGCGTATCTGCCTCAACCTGCTCTTCAACGCCCTCAAATTCACCCCCTCCGGCGGCACCGTCCAGCTCCACGCCTACCGGCAGGGAGACTGGCTCCACCTGGACGTCCGCGA
This portion of the Prosthecobacter sp. SYSU 5D2 genome encodes:
- a CDS encoding class I SAM-dependent methyltransferase, encoding MPAESTEMTSSLQGLVGENLSIIVCRNSQGAEVRGTVHRLSRHLAVFEVYNPYSILQLSEVLTDFRVTVNDRMLYSGRAVITNLVNTGIMLILEASLEEDDWLDQDMFAPLQNREGLGRELAEMLQDTNRIFRVYPQFKIIVIDIQTVLTDLKRWLEQVELCVRSLPSGDRHESEIYAIQEVEKLVLPALWPLFLKFEEAAAEVPQELIPIHRGYIKRQLHPIVLCSPFTYRTYQKPLGYAGDYEMVSMMLRSPYEGSTVFAKLINRVFLESPTVIAHRNRITYLNQMLHDETARVQALGRRIRLFNLGCGPAQEVQRFMTGDELSNEADFTLVDFNDETLEHTQQTLTGLSLAHNRRTGLEFVKKSVHQILKEGVRPGTGTYDVVYCAGLFDYLSDRVCRRLLEIFHEMVAPGGLLIATNVHSRNPSRHWMECVMDWHLVYRTDENFLALTPSRAAPGSTLIKAEETGVNIFMEIRKPMHV